Proteins from one Camelina sativa cultivar DH55 chromosome 8, Cs, whole genome shotgun sequence genomic window:
- the LOC104708178 gene encoding potassium transporter 7 yields the protein MAEESSLEGSEKEEVDSSGAGLGDLASMDSIESRWVIQDDDDSEIGVEDDNDGFDGTGLESDEDEIPEHRLIRTGPRVDSFDVEALEVPGAPRNDYEDLTVGRRVLLAFQTLGVVFGDVGTSPLYTFSVMFSKSPVQEKEDVIGALSLVLYTLLLVPLIKYVLVVLWANDDGEGGTFALYSLISRHAKISLIPNQLRSDARISSFRLKVPCPELERSLKLKEKLENSLFLKKLLLVLVLAGTSMVIADGVVTPAMSVMSAVGGLKVGVDVVEQDQVVMISVAFLVILFSLQKYGTSKMGLVVGPALLIWFCCLAGIGIYNLIKYDSSVFRAFNPVHIYYFFKRNSINAWYALGGCILCATGSEALFADLCYFSVRSVQLTFVCLVLPCLILGYMGQAAYLMENHADASQAFFSSVPGAAFWPVLFVANVAALIASRTMTTATFSCIKQSTALGCFPRLKIIHTSRKFMGQIYIPVLNWFLLAVCLVVVCSISSIDEIGNAYGMAELGVMMTTTILVTLIMLLIWQINIVVVIAFLVVFLGVELIFFSSVIASVGDGSWIILVFAVIMFGIMYIWNYGSKLRYETEVEQKLSMDLMRDLGCNLGTIRAPGIGLLYNELVKGVPAIFGHFLTTLPAIHSMVIFVCIKYVPVPVVPQNERFLFRRVCTKSYHLFRCIARYGYKDARKENHQAFEQLLIESLEKFIRREAQERSLESDGNDDSDSEDDFAGSRVVIGPNGSMYSMGVPLLSEYRDLNRPIKEMNTSSDQTNHHPFDASSDSSVSEAEQSLERELSFIHKAKESGVVYLLGHGDIRARKDSWFIKKLVINYFYAFLRKNCRRGIANLSVPQSHLMQVGMTYMV from the exons ATGGCGGAGGAAAGCAGTTTGGAAGGTTCTGAAAAGGAAGAGGTCGATAGCTCAGGTGCTGGTCTTGGAGATTTGGCATCCATGGATTCTATCGAGTCTCGATGGGTTATTCAAGACGATGATGATTCCGAGATTGGCGTTGAAGATGATAATGATGGATTCGACGGTACTGGACTCGAATCCGATGAGGACGAGATACCGGAGCATCGCCTGATCCGTACTGGTCCGCGTGTTGATTCCTTCGACGTGGAAGCGCTTGAAGTTCCCGGTGCTCCGAGGAATGATTACGAG gACTTGACTGTTGGGAGGAGAGTGTTACTTGCATTCCAGACACTAGGGGTTGTCTTTGGGGATGTAGGAACCAGTCCATTGTATACGTTCAGTGTAATGTTCAGTAAATCACCtgtccaagaaaaagaagatgtcaTTGGAGCATTGTCTCTAGTGTTATACACCTTACTATTGGTcccccttataaaatatgttctTGTTGTGCTATGGGcaaatgatgatggtgaag GTGGGACCTTTGCGTTATACTCATTAATCTCTCGTCACGCCAAGATTAGTCTTATCCCTAATCAACTTCGCTCAGACGCCCGAATTTCTAGTTTTAGACTGAAGGTGCCTTGCCCTGAGCTTGAGAGgtcattgaaattaaaagaaaaactcgaGAATTCATTATTTTTGAAGAAACTTCTCCTCGTGCTAGTTCTTGCTGGAACTTCCATGGTAATTGCCGATGGAGTTGTAACTCCTGCAATGTCAG TTATGTCAGCTGTTGGTGGACTTAAGGTCGGAGTTGATGTAGTGGAGCAAG ATCAAGTGGTGATGATTTCGGTTGCATTTCTGGTGATCCTCTTTAGTCTACAGAAATATGGTACAAGTAAGATGGGACTAGTAGTAGGTCCTGCCTTACTTATATGGTTCTGTTGTCTTGCTGGTATTGGCATTTACAACCTGATCAAGTACGATAGCAGTGTTTTTAGAGCATTCAACCCTGTCCACATCTATTACTTCTTCAAGAGGAACTCTATAAATGCTTGGTATGCACTTGGAGGCTGCATTCTCTGTGCTACAG GCTCAGAGGCATTGTTTGCAGACCTTTGCTACTTTTCTGTTCGATCAGtccag CTTACATTTGTGTGTCTTGTCCTGCCGTGCCTCATATTGGGTTATATGGGACAAGCTGCATACCTGATGGAAAATCATGCTGATGCTAGTCAAGCTTTCTTTTCATCTGTTCCAG GTGCTGCATTCTGGCCAGTTCTTTTCGTAGCCAACGTTGCGGCTCTGATTGCTAGCCGCACAATGACGACGGCAACATTCTCATGTATTAAACAGTCAACAGCTCTGGGTTGTTTCCCTCGTCTCAAAATTATTCATACTTCTCGGAAATTTATGGGTCAGATTTATATACCTGTCTTAAACTGGTTTCTGCTTGCCGTTTGCCTGGTCGTCGTCTGCTCAATCTCAAGTATCGATGAGATTGGAAATGCATATG GGATGGCTGAGCTTGGagtgatgatgacgacgacaaTTCTAGTGACGTTAATCATGCTTCTTATATGGCAGATAAACATCGTAGTCGTGATTGCCTTTCTGGTAGTTTTCCTTGGAGTGGAATTGATATTTTTCTCTTCAGTTATAGCGAGTGTTGGCGATGGAAGCTGGATAATATTGGTTTTTGCTGTAATCATGTTTGGTATAATGTATATTTGGAACTATGGAAGTAAACTCAGGTATGAAACAGAAGTCGAACAAAAGCTGTCAATGGATTTAATGAGAGATCTTGGGTGCAACCTGGGAACAATTAGAGCTCCTGGTATTGGTTTGCTATACAATGAGTTAGTGAAGGGAGTACCGGCAATATTTGGCCATTTTCTGACTACACTTCCTGCAATTCATTCCATGGTCATTTTTGTCTGCATAAAATATGTCCCGGTTCCAGTTGTACCCCAGAATGAAAGGTTCCTCTTCAGACGCGTCTGCACTAAAAGCTATCACTTATTCCGCTGCATTGCCAG GTATGGTTACAAGGATGCAAGGAAGGAGAACCACCAAGCTTTTGAGCAGCTATTAATCGAGAGCCTGGAGAAGTTCATCCGAAGAGAAGCTCAAGAACGTTCGTTGGAGAGTGATGGGAACGATGATTCAGACTCAGAGGACGATTTTGCAGGTTCTAGAGTCGTCATTGGCCCCAACGGAAGCATGTATTCGATGGGGGTTCCCCTTCTGTCTGAGTACAGAGACTTAAACAGACCGATCAAGGAAATGAATACTTCGTCTGATCAGACAAACCACCATCCGTTTGACGCATCATCTGACTCCTCTGTATCTGAAGCAGAGCAAAGCCTGGAGAGAGAGTTATCGTTCATACACAAAGCGAAGGAATCAGGGGTGGTGTATCTACTCGGGCATGGGGATATAAGAGCAAGAAAAGATTCATGGTTCATCAAGAAGTTAGTGATAAATTACTTCTACGCATTCCTGAGGAAAAACTGCAGGAGAGGGATAGCAAATCTGAGTGTGCCTCAGTCGCATCTGATGCAGGTCGGTATGACATACATGGTCTGA
- the LOC104708179 gene encoding CD2 antigen cytoplasmic tail-binding protein 2, with translation MAESSSRKNLKRSFLEDEESDKQPPEKRVRFPKGKKSKPEQILGEEAIARRDAREAAEERARHRNQNTAQLFNDNEDDNDNIDEAQETYENDGNRTEDGIQIEAFSLDREKEEGYFDADGNFVEYVREKEVKDAWLDSIEKNPLYMGRSAANDTEKDEDSGNEKAVDELSQEDIGVRKRRIANVLEPGETVLRALRRLKGNSNNRKEKMTPETKLIFDQLTEDADKLIQNGDYNVYHEEQDVFQREAEGYERLAQARGNTESCDMFGDDESAPDPSSDLQSGSISGTQLNPTNNGSDYVYDESSGYYYSSSLGYYYDPNTGLYCSGTTGKWYKYDEETKEYEEVVSEVATGEV, from the exons ATGGCAGAGAGTTCGTCGAGGAAGAACCTCAAACGTTCCTTCTTAGAAGATGAAGAATCCGATAAACAACCCCC CGAGAAGCGAGTACGGTTTCCAAAGGGGAAAAAATCTAAACCTGAACAGATCTTAGGGGAAGAAGCTATAGCTCGCCGCGACGCCCGTGAGGCTGCTGAGGAGCGTGCTAGGCATCGTAATCAGAATACTGCTCAGCTCTTTAACGACAATGAAGATGATAATGACAATATTGATGAGGCTCAGGAGACTTATGAG AATGATGGGAACCGCACGGAAGATGGGATCCAAATCGAAGCTTTTAGTCTggacagagagaaagaggaaggtTACTTTGATGCTGATGGGAACTTTGTAGAATATGTTAGAGAAAAGGAAGTCAAG GATGCATGGCTTGACAGTATTGAAAAAAATCCATTGTATATGGGAAGATCTGCTGCGAATGACACTGAGAAGGATGAAGATAGTGGAAACGAGAAAGCAGTGGATGAACTTTCTCAAGAAGACATTGGAGTCAGAAAGAGGCGCATTGCTAATGTCCTTGAACCAGGAGAAACG GTCCTGCGAGCTTTAAGGAGGTTGAAAGGGAACTCGAATAATCGCAAGGAGAAGATGACTCCTGAGACGAAGCTTATCTTTGATCAGCTTACGGAGGATGCAGACAAGCTCATCCAGAACGGCGACTACA ACGTTTATCATGAGGAGCAAGACGTTTTCCAACGTGAAGCAG AGGGATATGAGAGACTAGCTCAAGCGAGAGGAAATACAGAATCTTGTGATATGTTTGGCGATGATGAAAGTGCTCCTGATCCTTCCTCGGATCTACAGTCTGGCTCCATCTCCGGCACTCAGCTCAACCCTACAAATAATGGATCCGATTATGTGTATGACGAATCTTCAGG GTACTACTACAGCAGCAGCCTTGGTTACTATTATGACCCCAACACTGGACTTTACTGCTCTGGAACGACCGGAAAATG GTACAAGTACGACGAAGAGACGAAGGAATATGAAGAAGTGGTTTCTGAAGTTGCTACTGGGGAAGTTTAA
- the LOC104708180 gene encoding uncharacterized protein LOC104708180, with amino-acid sequence MEQKPPARKMKFAPKAPPKRVPKPEVKPEVVENESSSAQAMELLRRVTERSLRKPKGDKKVSSSQVAWMGGVVNSTRLNKYLNGSTGAYGSTSTQEIEYKEPWDYYSYYPITLPLRRPYAGDPERLDVEEFMQASGSIEDSHNSAANLGLMEDSEQKMFFMKLPSVPMAPAATTENREGKPNIKGPVKKTVDLKALPEGFMGKLLVYKSGAVKMKLGEVLYDVSPGLKSEFAQDVMVVDTEQKNCCLVGDVYKHAVLTPDIDSILKDIENM; translated from the exons ATGGAGCAGAAGCCACCAGCACGGAAG ATGAAATTTGCCCCAAAAGCTCCCCCAAAACGTGTGCCTAAGCCTGAAGTTAAACC TGAAGTGGTTGAGAATGAAAGTAGTAGTGCACAAGCAATGGAATTGCTACGCAGAGTAACT GAAAGATCATTGCGCAAGCCAAAAGGGGACAAGAAAG TGTCTTCTTCTCAAGTTGCTTGGATGGGTGGAGTGGTGAATTCGACGAGATTAAATAAGTACCTCAATGGATCAA CTGGTGCTTATGGCTCAACCTCTACTCAGGAGATAGAGTATAAAGAACCATGG GATTATTACAGTTATTACCCGATTACACTTCCACTGAGGAGACCGTACGCCGGCGATCCAG AGCGTCTTGACGTAGAGGAATTTATGCAGGCTTCGGGAAGTATTGAAGATTCACATAACTCAGCCGCTAATCTCGGTCTAATG GAAGATAGTGAACAGAAAATGTTTTTTATGAAGTTACCTTCTGTTCCTATGGCACCAGCGGCAACAACAGAAAACCGTGAAGGAAAGCCAAATATCAAAGGTCCTGTTAAGAAGACTGTGGATTTAAAAGCCTTGCCAGAAGGTTTCATGGGAAAACTACTAGTCTACAAAAGTGGTGCTGTCAAGATGAAACTCGGTGAAGTGCTTTATGAT GTAAGTCCGGGGTTGAAGAGCGAGTTTGCACAAGATGTGATGGTGGTTGACACAGAGCAGAAGAACTGTTGTCTGGTTGGAGATGTATACAAGCATGCAGTTTTGACTCCTGATATTGATTCGATCTTGAAAGATATCGAAAATATGTGA